A genomic segment from Streptomyces antibioticus encodes:
- a CDS encoding SulP family inorganic anion transporter, translating into MPRFPRPGRDRFPHLGQDFAASLVVFLVALPLCLGVAVASGVPAELGLVTGIVGGLVTGLMRGSSLQVSGPAAGLTVLVLEAVREFGLPVLGVIVLATGVLQIAMGALRLGRYFRAISVSVVEGMLAGIGLVLIAGQFYSLIGAEAPGSGTAKIAGLPGALREAAGSTTATASLALGAGTVAVLVLWPRLPAAVRTVPGPLAAVGLAALVAFALDLPVAMVEVRGLLDSVRPPTPSALGDVAVLGLLGTIVAFTLIASAESLFSAAAVDRLHTGPRTEYDRELVAQGAGNTVCGLLGALPMTAVIVRSAANVRAGARTKASRVLHGGWLLLFAALLPGVLAHIPLPALAGVLVHAGAKLVPVRALATLWRDHRGEALVLVVTAVSIVVAGMFEGVLIGIGLAVAKTAWDSSHIRLEVVDKGAGPVQAYLSGNATFLRLPKILDSLESLPQDRPVELDISGLHHLDHACRTALETWAERHSTTGTDPVRVTAG; encoded by the coding sequence ATACCGCGATTCCCCCGCCCCGGGCGGGACCGGTTCCCGCACCTCGGGCAGGACTTCGCCGCCTCGCTCGTCGTCTTCCTGGTGGCGCTGCCGCTCTGTCTGGGCGTGGCCGTGGCCTCCGGGGTGCCGGCCGAGCTGGGGCTCGTCACCGGCATCGTCGGCGGTCTCGTCACCGGGCTGATGCGCGGCAGCAGCCTCCAGGTGTCGGGGCCGGCCGCCGGGCTGACCGTGCTGGTGCTGGAGGCGGTGCGGGAGTTCGGACTGCCCGTCCTCGGGGTGATCGTCCTGGCCACGGGTGTCCTCCAGATCGCGATGGGGGCCCTGCGGCTCGGCCGGTACTTCCGGGCGATCTCGGTCTCCGTGGTCGAGGGCATGCTCGCCGGGATCGGCCTGGTGCTGATCGCGGGCCAGTTCTACTCGCTGATCGGCGCCGAGGCCCCGGGCTCGGGGACGGCGAAGATCGCCGGGCTGCCCGGGGCGCTGCGGGAGGCGGCCGGCTCCACCACGGCGACCGCCTCCCTGGCGCTCGGCGCGGGCACCGTCGCCGTCCTGGTGCTCTGGCCGCGGCTGCCGGCCGCGGTGCGGACCGTGCCCGGCCCGCTGGCCGCGGTCGGCCTCGCCGCGCTCGTCGCATTCGCGCTGGACCTGCCGGTGGCGATGGTGGAGGTGCGGGGGCTGCTGGACTCGGTGCGGCCGCCGACACCGTCCGCCCTCGGTGACGTGGCGGTCCTCGGGCTGCTCGGCACGATCGTCGCGTTCACGCTGATCGCGTCCGCCGAGTCGCTGTTCAGCGCGGCCGCGGTGGACCGGCTGCACACCGGCCCGCGCACCGAGTACGACCGGGAGCTGGTCGCGCAGGGCGCGGGCAACACGGTCTGCGGGCTGCTCGGGGCGCTGCCGATGACCGCGGTCATCGTGCGCAGCGCGGCCAACGTCCGGGCGGGCGCCCGCACCAAGGCGTCCCGGGTGCTGCACGGCGGCTGGCTGCTGCTGTTCGCGGCGCTGCTGCCCGGCGTGCTGGCGCACATCCCGCTCCCGGCGCTGGCCGGGGTCCTGGTCCACGCGGGCGCCAAGCTGGTTCCGGTGCGGGCGCTGGCGACGCTGTGGCGCGACCATCGCGGCGAGGCGCTGGTCCTGGTCGTCACCGCGGTGTCGATCGTCGTGGCCGGCATGTTCGAGGGCGTGCTCATCGGGATCGGCCTGGCGGTCGCCAAGACGGCCTGGGACTCCTCGCACATCCGGCTGGAGGTCGTGGACAAGGGCGCCGGTCCCGTGCAGGCGTATCTGTCGGGCAACGCGACCTTCCTGCGGCTGCCGAAGATACTCGACAGCCTGGAGTCCCTTCCGCAGGACCGCCCGGTCGAGCTGGACATCTCCGGTCTGCACCACCTCGACCACGCCTGCCGCACGGCGCTGGAGACCTGGGCCGAGCGGCACAGCACGACGGGCACCGATCCGGTGCGGGTCACGGCCGGCTAG
- the msrB gene encoding peptide-methionine (R)-S-oxide reductase MsrB — MSYDVEKPDEQWRAELTPAEYAVLRQAGTEPAFTGEYTDTKTKGVYSCRACGAELFTSDTKFASHCGWPSFYDPKDTDAVELIEDRSHGMVRTEVRCARCGSHLGHVFAGEGYPTPTDQRYCINSVSLRLAPDEG; from the coding sequence ATGTCGTACGACGTCGAGAAGCCGGACGAGCAGTGGCGGGCGGAGCTGACGCCCGCCGAGTACGCCGTGCTCCGGCAGGCCGGCACGGAGCCCGCCTTCACCGGGGAGTACACCGACACCAAGACCAAGGGCGTGTACTCCTGCCGGGCGTGCGGCGCCGAACTGTTCACCTCCGACACCAAGTTCGCCTCGCACTGCGGCTGGCCGTCCTTCTACGACCCGAAGGACACCGACGCGGTGGAGCTGATCGAGGACCGCTCCCACGGAATGGTCCGCACCGAGGTGCGGTGCGCGCGCTGCGGCTCGCACCTCGGGCACGTCTTCGCCGGGGAGGGCTACCCGACCCCGACCGACCAGCGGTACTGCATCAACAGCGTCTCGCTGCGGCTCGCGCCGGACGAGGGCTGA
- a CDS encoding alkaline phosphatase PhoX: MSATRRQILARTGALGAGIAFSGALSDLFAGTAAAQDLGHGGYGPLVPDPEGLLDLPEGFRHRVLSREGDPLRSGEGPVPSNHDGMTALPGRRGREHVVHLVRNHENRPTARYRVPAVEGLTYDPAGLGGCTALTLDSRGRVLAERVAVAGTAVNCAGGPTPWHTWLTCEETEDRAGTNGYTKDHGFVFEVDPADPRRTGAVPLTAMGRFQHEAVAVDPHLGVVYETEDAFQEPFGLFYRFLPRKPLGGIGSLRAGGRLQAMRVPGVPDLSSIQRTGTVFDGVEWVDVPDPLATGTPTRLQDYGPRGITHAQKLEGCYWGGRSVYFVSSFARSAEGSAADHYGQVWRYDPARRRLTLVVVFGPDTDVRLPGESPDNICLAAGGGLMVCEDGEGAQHVFGVTRHGEVYPMARGRQNIGTPEAPEWGEFAGVTFSPDGRTMYVNCYTPGTTFAVTGPWRR, encoded by the coding sequence ATGTCCGCGACACGTCGTCAGATCCTCGCCCGTACCGGCGCTTTGGGAGCGGGCATCGCCTTCTCCGGCGCGCTCTCCGACCTCTTCGCCGGCACGGCCGCCGCACAGGACCTGGGACACGGCGGCTACGGCCCGCTCGTCCCCGACCCGGAGGGCCTGCTCGACCTCCCCGAAGGCTTCCGCCACCGGGTCCTGTCCCGCGAGGGCGACCCGCTGCGCTCCGGCGAGGGCCCGGTCCCCTCGAACCACGACGGCATGACGGCCCTGCCCGGCCGCCGGGGCCGTGAGCACGTCGTCCATCTGGTCCGCAACCACGAGAACCGTCCCACCGCCCGGTACCGGGTCCCTGCGGTCGAGGGCCTGACCTACGACCCGGCCGGCCTCGGCGGCTGTACGGCCCTCACGCTGGATTCCCGCGGCCGGGTGCTCGCCGAGCGGGTCGCCGTCGCCGGTACGGCCGTCAACTGCGCGGGCGGGCCCACCCCTTGGCACACCTGGCTGACCTGCGAGGAGACCGAGGACAGGGCCGGCACCAACGGGTACACCAAGGACCACGGCTTCGTCTTCGAGGTCGATCCCGCCGACCCGCGCCGCACCGGTGCCGTCCCGCTGACCGCGATGGGCCGCTTCCAGCACGAGGCGGTGGCCGTCGACCCGCATCTCGGGGTGGTCTACGAGACGGAGGACGCGTTCCAGGAGCCGTTCGGCCTGTTCTACCGGTTCCTGCCGAGGAAGCCGCTGGGCGGGATCGGTTCGCTGCGCGCGGGCGGCCGGCTCCAGGCGATGCGCGTCCCCGGCGTGCCCGACCTCTCCTCGATCCAGCGCACGGGCACGGTCTTCGACGGCGTCGAGTGGGTCGACGTGCCCGACCCGCTGGCCACCGGGACCCCCACCCGGCTCCAGGACTACGGTCCGCGCGGCATCACGCACGCCCAGAAGCTGGAGGGCTGCTACTGGGGCGGACGGTCCGTGTACTTCGTGTCGTCGTTCGCGCGCAGCGCGGAGGGCTCGGCGGCCGACCACTACGGCCAGGTCTGGCGCTACGACCCGGCGCGGCGGCGACTCACCCTGGTGGTCGTCTTCGGCCCGGACACCGATGTCCGGCTGCCGGGCGAGTCGCCGGACAACATCTGTCTGGCCGCGGGCGGCGGTCTGATGGTGTGCGAGGACGGCGAGGGCGCCCAGCACGTCTTCGGCGTCACCCGGCACGGCGAGGTCTATCCGATGGCCCGCGGCCGCCAGAACATCGGCACTCCGGAGGCGCCGGAGTGGGGCGAGTTCGCCGGGGTCACCTTCTCGCCCGACGGCCGCACGATGTACGTCAACTGCTACACCCCCGGGACGACGTTCGCGGTGACCGGCCCCTGGCGCCGCTAG
- a CDS encoding slipin family protein: protein MLQEVLGAALAAGAAGLVYLGAAARVVKQYERGVVLRLGRLRGDAREPGFTLVVPAVDRMHKVNMQIVTMPVPAQEGITRDNVTVRVDAVVYFRVVDATAAVINVEDYRFAVSQMAQTSLRSIIGKSELDDLLSNREKLNEGLELMIDSPAVGWGVQIDRVEIKDVSLPESMKRSMARQAEADRERRARIINADAELQASKKLAEAAEQMSDQPAALQLRLLQTVVAVAAEKNSTLVLPFPVELLRFLEKAQQQVTVPAAPPAPPASPPPAPPAPPAPPRASPPAPPRTLPDGEPQPPAAQPHPPAPRHEPPAASTELDR, encoded by the coding sequence ATGCTCCAGGAAGTGCTGGGGGCGGCCCTGGCGGCGGGTGCCGCGGGCCTCGTGTATCTCGGGGCGGCCGCCCGGGTCGTCAAACAGTACGAACGCGGTGTGGTGCTGCGGCTCGGCCGGCTGCGCGGCGACGCCCGGGAACCGGGGTTCACCCTGGTGGTCCCGGCCGTGGACCGGATGCACAAGGTCAACATGCAGATCGTGACGATGCCGGTCCCCGCGCAGGAGGGCATCACCCGCGACAACGTCACCGTACGGGTCGACGCCGTCGTGTACTTCCGGGTGGTGGACGCGACGGCCGCCGTCATCAACGTCGAGGACTACCGGTTCGCCGTCTCCCAGATGGCCCAGACGTCCCTGCGCTCGATCATCGGCAAGAGCGAGCTGGACGATCTGCTGTCGAACCGGGAGAAGCTCAACGAGGGCCTGGAGCTGATGATCGACAGCCCGGCGGTGGGCTGGGGGGTGCAGATCGACCGGGTGGAGATCAAGGACGTGTCGCTGCCGGAGTCGATGAAGCGCTCCATGGCCCGCCAGGCCGAGGCCGACCGGGAGCGCCGGGCGCGGATCATCAACGCGGACGCCGAACTCCAGGCGTCGAAGAAGCTCGCCGAGGCGGCGGAGCAGATGTCCGACCAGCCCGCCGCGCTCCAACTGCGGCTCCTCCAGACGGTCGTCGCGGTGGCCGCCGAGAAGAACTCCACCCTGGTCCTCCCCTTCCCGGTGGAACTGCTGCGCTTCCTGGAGAAGGCCCAGCAGCAGGTGACGGTCCCGGCCGCTCCACCCGCTCCACCCGCTTCTCCACCCCCTGCTCCCCCCGCTCCCCCCGCTCCCCCGCGGGCTTCTCCACCCGCTCCCCCGCGGACCCTGCCCGACGGCGAGCCGCAGCCCCCGGCCGCCCAGCCGCATCCGCCGGCGCCCCGGCACGAGCCGCCCGCCGCCTCCACGGAACTCGACAGGTGA
- a CDS encoding pyrimidine reductase family protein, whose translation MRRLFPVTDQTAPTTSGQEREWSLDELAEAYAYPPPAPGEPRPRLRANMVSTLDGAAQHDGRSQPISTAADMRIFGTLRGLADVIVAGAETVRQEQYRPARARAEFAARREAAGQGPAPAIAVVTASLDLDFSLPLFTSPLVPTLLLTGAAAAPDRVAAAEKAGARVVIAGDGMGVDPARAVRALAELGHTRLLTEGGPRLLGQFVAAGVLDELCLTVSPMLTAGDAQRIAGGPSVPVPQRFALMSLLEEDGFLFGRYGRA comes from the coding sequence ATGCGACGGCTGTTCCCTGTGACCGACCAGACAGCACCGACGACCTCCGGCCAGGAGCGGGAGTGGAGTCTCGACGAGCTGGCCGAGGCGTACGCCTACCCGCCGCCCGCTCCCGGGGAGCCGCGGCCCCGGCTGCGGGCCAACATGGTGTCCACGCTCGACGGCGCCGCCCAGCACGACGGGCGGTCCCAGCCCATCTCCACCGCCGCCGACATGCGGATCTTCGGCACCCTGCGGGGGCTCGCGGATGTCATCGTCGCGGGCGCGGAGACCGTACGGCAGGAGCAGTACCGGCCGGCCCGCGCGCGGGCCGAGTTCGCGGCGCGGCGGGAGGCGGCCGGGCAGGGGCCCGCCCCGGCGATCGCCGTGGTCACCGCGAGCCTGGACCTCGACTTCTCGCTCCCGCTGTTCACCTCCCCCCTGGTGCCCACCCTGCTGCTGACCGGCGCCGCGGCCGCCCCCGACCGGGTGGCCGCCGCCGAGAAGGCGGGCGCGCGGGTGGTGATCGCGGGCGACGGCATGGGCGTCGACCCCGCGCGCGCGGTCCGGGCGCTCGCCGAGCTGGGGCACACCCGGCTGCTCACCGAGGGCGGCCCCCGGCTGCTGGGGCAGTTCGTCGCCGCCGGGGTCCTCGACGAGCTGTGCCTGACCGTCTCGCCGATGCTCACGGCGGGGGACGCGCAGCGCATCGCGGGCGGCCCGTCGGTCCCGGTGCCGCAGCGGTTCGCACTGATGTCCCTGCTGGAGGAGGACGGGTTCCTCTTCGGCAGGTACGGGCGGGCCTGA
- the murC gene encoding UDP-N-acetylmuramate--L-alanine ligase: MAPGLPPAMDRPHFIGIGGAGMSGIAKILAQRGARVAGSDAKESETAAALRALGATVHIGHAAEHLADDASCVVVSSAIRQDNPELARAAELGVPVVHRSDALAALMDGLRPIAVAGTHGKTTTTSMLAVSLSALGRRPSYAIGGDLDAPGSNALHGDGEIFVAEADESDRSFHKYAPEVAIVLNVELDHHANYASMDEIYESFETFAGRIVPGGTLVISADHEGARELTRRVDGVRVVTYGEAEDADVRVLSVVPQGLKSLVTVLLDGQEITFTVSVPGRHYAHNAVAALTAGVALGIPAGELAPALAAYTGVKRRLQLKGEAAGVQVIDSYAHHPTEMTADLEAMRAAAGDARILVVFQPHLFSRTQELGKEMGESLTLADASVVLDIYPAREDPVPGVTSALIIDAARAAGADVTPVHDKGEVPDVVAGMAKPGDLVLTMGAGDVTDLGPRILDRLAR, translated from the coding sequence ATGGCACCCGGCCTTCCTCCCGCCATGGACCGACCGCACTTCATCGGCATCGGCGGCGCCGGGATGTCGGGGATCGCCAAGATCCTCGCGCAGCGCGGCGCCCGGGTGGCCGGCAGCGACGCCAAGGAGTCGGAGACGGCCGCCGCGCTGCGGGCCCTGGGCGCCACCGTGCACATCGGGCACGCGGCGGAGCACCTGGCCGACGACGCGAGCTGTGTCGTCGTCTCCTCGGCGATCCGGCAGGACAACCCCGAGCTGGCCCGCGCGGCCGAGCTGGGCGTCCCGGTCGTGCACCGCTCCGACGCGCTCGCCGCGCTGATGGACGGGCTGCGGCCGATCGCGGTCGCGGGCACCCACGGCAAGACGACCACCACCTCCATGCTGGCCGTCTCGCTGTCGGCGCTGGGCCGCCGCCCCTCCTACGCCATCGGCGGCGACCTGGACGCGCCCGGCTCCAACGCGCTGCACGGCGACGGCGAGATCTTCGTCGCCGAGGCGGACGAATCGGACCGCAGCTTCCACAAGTACGCCCCCGAGGTCGCGATCGTCCTCAACGTGGAGCTGGACCACCACGCCAACTACGCCTCGATGGACGAGATCTACGAGTCCTTCGAGACCTTCGCCGGCCGGATCGTGCCCGGCGGCACCCTGGTGATCTCCGCCGACCACGAGGGCGCGCGGGAACTGACCCGGCGCGTCGACGGCGTGCGCGTGGTGACGTACGGCGAGGCCGAGGACGCCGACGTCCGGGTGCTGTCCGTCGTACCGCAGGGCCTGAAGAGCCTGGTCACCGTCCTGCTGGACGGGCAGGAGATCACCTTCACGGTGTCCGTGCCGGGACGCCACTACGCGCACAACGCCGTCGCCGCGCTGACCGCCGGTGTGGCCCTCGGCATCCCGGCCGGGGAACTCGCCCCCGCCCTCGCCGCCTACACCGGCGTCAAGCGCCGCCTCCAGCTCAAGGGCGAGGCCGCCGGCGTCCAGGTCATCGACTCCTACGCCCACCACCCCACCGAGATGACGGCCGACCTGGAGGCGATGCGCGCGGCGGCCGGTGACGCCCGCATCCTGGTCGTCTTCCAGCCGCACCTGTTCTCCCGTACCCAGGAGCTGGGCAAGGAGATGGGCGAGTCCCTCACCCTGGCCGACGCCTCCGTCGTCCTCGACATCTACCCGGCCCGCGAGGACCCGGTCCCCGGCGTCACCAGCGCCCTGATCATCGACGCCGCCCGGGCCGCGGGCGCGGACGTGACCCCGGTGCACGACAAGGGCGAGGTGCCGGACGTGGTCGCGGGAATGGCCAAGCCCGGTGATCTCGTTCTCACCATGGGCGCGGGCGACGTGACCGACCTGGGCCCGCGCATCCTGGACCGTCTCGCACGGTAG
- a CDS encoding carbonic anhydrase, with protein MQPLIDNARTFGQRPEEFAELAEGQSPQVLFITCSDSRVVPALITGARPGQLFELRTAGNIVPPYGSDRPTGEAATVEYAVEVLGVQDVVVCGHSHCGAVGALVRGDDLDAVPAVRDWLAHAADEPGGADPKDPAVALAVQHHVLAQLLRLRSYPCVEKRLADGRLRVRGWYYEVHTGAVLEHRVDTDSFEAL; from the coding sequence ATGCAGCCCCTCATCGACAACGCCCGTACGTTCGGACAGCGCCCTGAGGAGTTCGCCGAGCTGGCCGAGGGCCAGTCTCCGCAGGTCCTGTTCATCACCTGCTCCGACTCGCGGGTCGTGCCCGCGCTGATCACGGGCGCCCGCCCCGGCCAGCTCTTCGAGCTGCGCACCGCGGGCAACATCGTTCCCCCCTACGGCTCCGACCGCCCCACCGGCGAGGCGGCCACCGTCGAGTACGCCGTGGAGGTCCTCGGCGTCCAGGACGTCGTGGTCTGCGGTCACTCGCACTGCGGTGCCGTCGGCGCGCTGGTGCGCGGCGACGACCTCGACGCCGTCCCCGCCGTCCGCGACTGGCTGGCGCACGCCGCGGACGAACCCGGCGGCGCCGACCCGAAGGACCCGGCGGTCGCCCTCGCCGTCCAGCACCACGTCCTCGCCCAGTTGCTCAGGCTGCGCTCCTACCCCTGTGTGGAGAAGCGGCTCGCGGACGGCCGGCTGCGGGTGCGCGGCTGGTACTACGAGGTCCACACCGGCGCGGTGCTGGAGCACCGTGTGGACACCGACAGCTTCGAAGCCCTGTGA
- a CDS encoding polysaccharide deacetylase family protein, producing the protein MILPVRRLALLCALGALGAGLTACGTTPAAPRPPHPAPTAHRAVPTRPPTLAPGPAGLPPVFEHGPRTAGKTVALTFDADMTADQGPRAAAGEHFDNPGLIAALRTLKVPATVFMTGRWAEEYPAQARAIGHDPLFEIANHSYSHYAFTADCYGLPTVSGDRMRADVERAYTAFRRAGVPDPMPYFRFPGGCYDGRALRAVSGTGVTAVQWDVVSGDAFATDADAVAQDVLAGVRPGSVVVMHCTRSAAPATERAVRTIVPELRRQGYRFVKVSELIATASGR; encoded by the coding sequence ATGATCCTTCCCGTACGTCGTCTCGCCCTGCTCTGCGCCCTGGGCGCGCTCGGGGCCGGACTCACCGCCTGCGGCACGACTCCGGCAGCGCCCCGTCCGCCTCACCCAGCGCCCACCGCCCACCGGGCCGTCCCCACCCGGCCGCCGACGCTCGCCCCGGGCCCCGCCGGACTGCCCCCCGTCTTCGAGCACGGCCCCCGCACGGCCGGGAAGACCGTCGCCCTCACCTTCGACGCCGACATGACCGCCGACCAGGGACCGCGCGCGGCGGCGGGCGAGCACTTCGACAACCCGGGGCTGATCGCCGCCCTGCGGACACTGAAGGTGCCGGCCACCGTGTTCATGACCGGCCGCTGGGCCGAGGAGTACCCCGCCCAGGCCCGCGCCATCGGCCACGACCCCCTCTTCGAGATCGCCAACCACTCCTACAGCCACTACGCCTTCACCGCGGACTGCTACGGCCTGCCGACCGTCTCCGGGGACCGCATGCGGGCCGACGTGGAGCGCGCGTACACCGCCTTCCGCCGCGCCGGCGTACCCGACCCGATGCCGTACTTCCGCTTCCCCGGCGGCTGCTACGACGGCCGGGCCCTGCGCGCGGTGAGCGGCACCGGGGTCACCGCCGTGCAGTGGGACGTGGTGAGCGGGGACGCCTTCGCCACCGACGCGGACGCCGTGGCCCAGGACGTCCTGGCCGGGGTGCGCCCGGGATCCGTGGTCGTCATGCACTGCACCCGCAGCGCCGCCCCCGCCACCGAACGCGCGGTCCGCACGATCGTCCCCGAACTGCGCCGCCAGGGCTACCGCTTCGTGAAGGTCTCCGAACTGATCGCCACCGCCAGCGGCCGCTGA
- the zapE gene encoding cell division protein ZapE produces MRGSLARRLAWGTVSSSTPAPGIDAIADAAPLSLCAREPFVPADRLVAEMVPPPRFDSVRFSTYIPDPNQPSQTEAVGVLEGFAGGLGGAHAVGSAKRGFLGFGRAKTPKAPAGPRGVYLDGGYGVGKTHLLASLWHATPAEPALKAFGTFVELTNLVGALGFQQTVSTLSGHRLLCIDEFELDDPGDTVLVSTLLGKLVDAGVALAATSNTLPGKLGEGRFAAADFLREIQGLSAHFRALRIDGEDYRHRGLPEAPAPYSDEQVTKAAYATPGASLDDFPHLLDHLAKVHPSRYGALTDGLKAVCLTDVRPVPDQSTALRLVVLADRLYDREVPVLASGLPFDRLFSEEMLNGGYRKKYFRAISRLTALARDAQRLVEPR; encoded by the coding sequence ATGCGAGGCAGTCTGGCACGGCGACTAGCATGGGGAACCGTGTCGTCTTCCACCCCCGCTCCCGGCATCGACGCGATAGCCGACGCGGCCCCGCTGTCCCTGTGCGCCCGTGAGCCGTTCGTCCCCGCGGACCGGCTGGTCGCCGAGATGGTGCCGCCGCCGCGCTTCGACTCGGTCCGCTTCAGCACCTACATCCCGGACCCGAACCAGCCGAGCCAGACCGAGGCGGTCGGTGTCCTGGAGGGCTTCGCGGGCGGGCTCGGCGGAGCGCACGCCGTGGGCTCCGCCAAGCGGGGGTTCCTCGGCTTCGGCCGGGCGAAGACCCCCAAGGCCCCGGCCGGCCCGCGCGGCGTCTATCTGGACGGCGGCTACGGCGTCGGCAAGACCCATCTGCTCGCCTCGCTCTGGCACGCCACCCCGGCCGAGCCCGCGCTGAAGGCGTTCGGCACCTTCGTGGAGCTGACCAACCTGGTCGGCGCCCTCGGCTTCCAGCAGACGGTGAGCACGCTCTCGGGCCACCGGCTGCTCTGCATCGACGAGTTCGAGCTGGACGACCCGGGCGACACGGTCCTGGTCTCCACCCTGCTCGGCAAGCTGGTGGACGCCGGTGTCGCGCTCGCCGCCACCTCCAACACCCTGCCCGGCAAGCTGGGCGAGGGCCGGTTCGCGGCGGCCGACTTCCTGCGCGAGATCCAGGGCCTGTCGGCGCACTTCCGCGCGCTGCGCATCGACGGCGAGGACTACCGGCACCGCGGTCTGCCCGAGGCACCGGCGCCGTACTCCGACGAACAGGTGACCAAGGCGGCGTACGCCACGCCGGGCGCCTCGCTGGACGACTTCCCGCATCTGCTGGACCACCTCGCCAAGGTCCACCCCAGCCGCTACGGCGCGCTGACGGACGGCCTGAAGGCCGTGTGCCTGACGGACGTGCGGCCGGTCCCCGACCAGTCGACGGCCCTGCGGCTCGTCGTCCTGGCCGACCGGCTCTACGACCGCGAGGTCCCGGTGCTGGCCTCCGGGCTCCCCTTCGACCGGCTGTTCAGCGAGGAGATGCTGAACGGCGGCTACCGCAAGAAGTACTTCCGGGCCATCTCCCGCCTCACCGCGCTGGCCCGCGACGCCCAGCGGCTCGTCGAGCCCCGGTAA
- a CDS encoding peptidyl-tRNA hydrolase, whose product MTSDAVVPGDSPFRSERSVRDEAPQFVLPLVVRIERAEPPGRTDALETAARAVLTLLADERARGEGEWARAVRDWQDARIRKVVRRARGAEWRRAEALPGITLTGKAAEVRVFPPVPLDGWPKDLARLQVSGTDLDDPEPPGDAAPGTPVIWFNPGLAMSAGKAMAQAGHGAQLAWWELSERERNAWREAGFPLAVRTATAGRWSELTTSGLPVVRDAGFTEIAPGSATVVADHPALR is encoded by the coding sequence GTGACGAGTGATGCGGTCGTTCCCGGCGACAGTCCTTTTCGTTCCGAGCGGTCCGTGCGGGACGAGGCTCCGCAGTTCGTGCTGCCTCTGGTGGTGCGGATCGAGCGGGCGGAGCCGCCGGGGCGTACGGACGCGCTGGAGACGGCCGCGCGGGCGGTGCTGACGCTGCTGGCCGACGAGCGGGCGCGCGGCGAGGGCGAGTGGGCGCGGGCGGTGCGGGACTGGCAGGACGCCCGGATCCGCAAGGTGGTGCGGCGGGCGCGCGGTGCGGAGTGGCGGCGGGCCGAGGCGCTGCCCGGCATCACGCTCACCGGCAAGGCGGCGGAGGTGCGGGTCTTCCCGCCCGTCCCGCTGGACGGCTGGCCCAAGGATCTGGCCAGGCTCCAGGTCTCCGGCACCGACCTGGACGACCCGGAGCCGCCGGGGGACGCCGCTCCGGGGACGCCGGTGATCTGGTTCAACCCCGGCCTCGCCATGTCCGCCGGCAAGGCGATGGCGCAGGCCGGACACGGCGCCCAGCTCGCCTGGTGGGAGCTGTCGGAGCGGGAGCGGAACGCCTGGCGCGAGGCCGGTTTCCCGCTGGCGGTGCGGACCGCGACGGCCGGGCGGTGGAGTGAGCTGACGACGAGCGGTCTGCCGGTGGTCAGGGACGCCGGATTCACCGAGATCGCGCCCGGCAGCGCCACGGTGGTCGCCGACCATCCGGCGCTGCGCTGA